TTCATTTTCAGCAGCCCTTTCCTCATCTCTGAAAGCCTCAAAGGCCTTATTTGACAGTTGCAAAATTTCTTGTGCAGAGATGGAAGGATCATGGACCCTGCTCTTCAAATTGTTCTTGTATACTTGCCCCAGTGTATCAGCAACAAATGAACTTTTAGCATCTCTGTCTTTCGCAATTTTTGCCCACTTCTCCGCTTTAAAATAGGCTCTTGTCTCAATGTAAAGAAAACGAGCAAGATTTTGAGGAAAGAATGGGTTTTGCTTGAATTTCTCTGAAGCTAATTGTAAAACAGATACAACATTCCTTTTGGATTCTTCGCCTTCAATATCTTGAATCAACCTGGAAAACgtgtcttttctctcttctcccattTCCCTTTTCGTTAACATGTCTTGAACTAAAAATTGTTGTACCTGTTCTCTACAAAATTCAGTCAGAAAGTTCCTTGCTGTATCACTCCTGGTCACACCTGCTGTAGCCAATACCTTAACACACTGCTGTGCAATCAGTGGGTGAGCCATGCGGACATGTTTGTCTTGTCCCTGTCGTGCAGGGAATGTCACTATCAGATGAGTGAAAGGCTCCATTCGCTGCTCAAAGGAAGGACCTCCATAAATGGGATCTGGAGGCCCCAGGAATGCCTGACAGTGAGACTGCAGAAGGTGGGAGCCAGGAACGTAGGCATTCACCAGTGATAAGAATGCAAGAACCTGGGAATTTTTAGGTCTTCTATTTTTCCTGACATCTCCTGAAAGGGCACACGTTTCTTTCACATAATCTCCACTAATATTTTCTCGCATTATGTTAAAGCCATGAAACTGTTTGTGTTCATTGCTGTAGCTTCGACTGATCTCAATCTGTTTCTCCTCAAACTGTTGTTTCTCTGCTTCAGAAAGTTCCATCCTGAGAATAACATGTCTTGATTTGTTATGGTCCTCTTGTTTGATAACTGCCTTACGCACACAGTTTAAAATTATGACCACAGGCCTGTGGGTCACGATGTTTCTCTTTGCAATCTCTTTGATGATGGCATCCTGCAGATTCTCCAGAATACGCTCATCTTCCAGCAGTAAGAGCACAGTATTCTGGTGGCCTTTACCGCCTGCAGTGAAAAGGAGAATCACCTCCTTGGCGATAGCGGTAATATCTGAGGTAGGGCCTGTTAGAACAGCACACCTCAGTGTTTTCCTCATGTCCCAGAGAACCTGCTTGGCCAGAGTGGTTCCCCCACTGCCTGGCTCATACAGCAGATTCATGGTAGAAGTCAGGTCACCCTTACATTGTTTCTTAATATTTTCTATCAGCTCAGTGTACCCGTCTCTTTTTATAAAGGTTGTTGTTTTATCAGCTGATGTTGCCTTTTCAGCCCAGCAGAAGTTAAGCCATTGAGGTGGGGCTCCTCTGTAAAAATCTACCTCGGTCTTCTTAGCTACTGCTGAGTCTATGTCCTCTTCTTCAAATGCATTTGCGTACAAAACATCCAGAAGTGAAATGGAATCCCTGATTTGACTTCCAACATAACTTTCACGACCACGGGCATTGGACAGAGATGAGCCCTTGTTGTGTGCCATCTTTGTTGTCTCCCGTCCCAAGCTGAACCAGTGTTCTGAATATTAGTTGTTCTTCATGTGGTGTCATGGACTCTAAAAAAGGAGACAATAATGTTTAAGTAAGAATGTCGAAGGACAATAATTAAGGCTGTATACAGTAAAAGGCTGTATCTTTGACTTTGTTGGATTTATCTTCTGACAATGCATGCCACTGATAATTGCAGACGGTGTGTGTTTTGCTTCTTGTTGCTACCGTCTCGTATACGTTTTTTCAATAACTTTGTTGCAATTTTCACAAGTACCGtgccctcagaaagtattcatactccttgacttattccacatgttacagcctgaattcaatatGGATTAAATGTATATTTCCCcctcaaccatatacacacaatagcccataacaacaaagtgaaaacatgtttttagaaatgtttgcaaatttattgaaaatgaaaaacagaacTCTAATTTACGTGAGTATGCACACCCCTGAATCaaaactttgtagaagcacctttggcagtaattatagctgtcagtctctaagagctttccacacctggattgtgcaacatttgccaaatattttttgaaaaattcttcaagctctatcaaattggttgttggtcattgctagacagtcattttcaggtgttgccatagattttcaagtagatttaagtcaaaactgtaactcggccgcTCAGGAAcatgcaactccagtgtagatttggccttgttttttagtttattgtcctgctcaaaggtgaattaatctcccagtgtctgttggaaagcagactgaagtaGGTTTTTACGTTTtcatctaggattttgcctgtgcttagctgcaATTCATAATTTTTTTATATTgaaatactccccagtcctaacgattacaagcatacccataagatGATCCAGCCAccgctatgcttgaaaatatggagaatggtactgtaatggttctcttgtggtgaaggagagtcggaccaaaatgcagcgtgatgatgattcatgatattttaatgaaggaaaaaactatacatgaagaaactacaaaataatgaaatgtgaaaaccgaaacagccctatctggtgcaaacacaaagacaggaacaatcacccacacaaCACTctaagaatatggctgcctaaatatggttcccaatcagagacaacgatacacacctggctctgattgagaaccactccagacagccatagactttgctagataaccccactaaaccacacacccaacaccccacaaaaccccaagacaaaacacaccacaataaacccatgtcacaccctggcctgaccaaataaatgaagacaaacacaatatattacaaccagggcgtgacaggtactgcattgtattgtatttgccccaaacataacactttgtatttaggacaaaaaagttaattgctttgccacattgttTGCCGTATtaatttagtgccttgttgcaaacaggatgcatgttttggaatatttaatttttactctgtcaatttggttagtattgtgaagtgacgacaatgttgttgatcgaccctcagatttgtcctatcacagccattgaactgtaactgttttaaagtcaccattgaaatccctgagcggtttccttcctctcctgcaactAAGTCAGGAAGGACACCTGTTTCTTTGTAGTGAttgagtgtattgatacaccattatAGGTGTAATTAATATTTTTACCATGGCTCACAGAGATATTAaatgtgcccttctttgcaaggcattggaaacctTCCCTTGTTTTTGTAGATGAATCTGTGTTTTAAATTCCCTGCTCAACTGAGTGACCTTACAGATCGTTGTATTTGTGGGGTACAAAGATGagctagtcattcaaaaatcatgttaaacactattattccacacagagttagtccatgcaacttatgtgacttgtgaaGCAAAGTTTTACTCTTGagcgtatttaggcttgccataacaaaggggttgaatacttattgactcaagactttTCAGCTTTTcaaatgtaatacatttgctTTTCAAATGTAATTAATTTGTTAAggtttctaaaaacataattctactCTGACATCATGAGGTattttgtgtaggccagtgacaaaaatctacatttaatcaaaatgtggaaaaagttaaggttTGTGAATAGTTT
This genomic window from Oncorhynchus nerka isolate Pitt River unplaced genomic scaffold, Oner_Uvic_2.0 unplaced_scaffold_1559, whole genome shotgun sequence contains:
- the LOC115115250 gene encoding sterile alpha motif domain-containing protein 9-like yields the protein MAHNKGSSLSNARGRESYVGSQIRDSISLLDVLYANAFEEEDIDSAVAKKTEVDFYRGAPPQWLNFCWAEKATSADKTTTFIKRDGYTELIENIKKQCKGDLTSTMNLLYEPGSGGTTLAKQVLWDMRKTLRCAVLTGPTSDITAIAKEVILLFTAGGKGHQNTVLLLLEDERILENLQDAIIKEIAKRNIVTHRPVVIILNCVRKAVIKQEDHNKSRHVILRMELSEAEKQQFEEKQIEISRSYSNEHKQFHGFNIMRENISGDYVKETCALSGDVRKNRRPKNSQVLAFLSLVNAYVPGSHLLQSHCQAFLGPPDPIYGGPSFEQRMEPFTHLIVTFPARQGQDKHVRMAHPLIAQQCVKVLATAGVTRSDTARNFLTEFCREQVQQFLVQDMLTKREMGEERKDTFSRLIQDIEGEESKRNVVSVLQLASEKFKQNPFFPQNLARFLYIETRAYFKAEKWAKIAKDRDAKSSFVADTLGQVYKNNLKSRVHDPSISAQEILQLSNKAFEAFRDEERAAENEQGADMQDDGMTKVSRIFNNRGLFGYLQVANIVFDSLVSLDNTWQKVLTMEISADTFFLSIRQKKLFKYKPLIINLRDEVERKCEFFDSYLSYSKPSMKKDEPHYFQTDVKNCYCKYVGTCTPIHSESAIDVPLQKLKEEMAIAFPGLLCCLDKGYDKTHLRQITILWEEIKNEWEKKKDGGGENKAAQNFILANIILSKVDAASPVLTPLPILRGILERHLLANFGNQTPEFYVLVLLLFWPEEHKKMGFHVDLNKCVLEMQESYKNTYKKHLRSRYLRPLIFLGKGEGLSRLVHRAKLEKLLARENKMTRPDTIDQKWSSGEVWREPSVQDLLLPVNGVVRQHRVFACVDGKEIEVCADQRRKVWKSGDVCFYLGFTIRGPVAYGIHYPSHHRHVFYSGMMTGGSLVHFWK